The Nodosilinea sp. PGN35 genome has a window encoding:
- a CDS encoding DUF4114 domain-containing protein, producing the protein MSLSVGPIQSYVPGSTWFDLAKYSSLGTQERVSLNLSESNLWLIDSSDLYLPYNYAPRIAFINEGAGYQSPISMTANGATSGAVTVFSNLSGSNSILPSANAPLRIGDWVQVSEVLAGTQLNFSVKPNGVVNANATSLSTDYRLNPTSAYNPNSPIFWAAYADPKATKPLLLLAYEDIVGRGSDNDFNDGILAVDVGEENFWAIFTRANLGQDATINLKDAQPVPLEMHSALGLLVIGAIALMRRGSWWKQTLFPIGTQTPNS; encoded by the coding sequence ATGTCTTTATCCGTTGGCCCAATTCAAAGCTACGTCCCCGGCTCCACCTGGTTTGATTTAGCCAAATACTCCAGCCTGGGCACCCAGGAGCGGGTGTCTCTCAACCTATCTGAGAGCAATCTCTGGCTGATCGACAGCAGCGATCTCTACCTGCCCTACAATTATGCGCCGCGCATTGCCTTCATCAACGAAGGGGCTGGCTATCAGTCCCCGATTTCGATGACGGCTAACGGAGCTACCAGTGGCGCAGTCACCGTGTTTAGCAACCTGTCAGGCAGTAACAGCATTTTGCCCAGCGCCAATGCGCCCCTGCGGATTGGGGACTGGGTGCAGGTGTCTGAAGTTTTGGCGGGCACCCAGCTCAACTTTTCGGTCAAGCCCAACGGGGTGGTCAACGCCAACGCCACTTCTCTCAGCACCGACTACCGTCTCAACCCCACTAGCGCCTACAACCCCAATAGCCCCATTTTCTGGGCGGCCTACGCCGACCCTAAGGCTACTAAGCCGCTGCTGCTGCTGGCCTACGAAGACATCGTTGGTCGCGGCAGTGACAACGACTTTAACGACGGCATCCTCGCCGTCGATGTCGGGGAAGAAAACTTCTGGGCTATTTTTACCAGGGCCAACCTAGGCCAGGACGCCACCATCAATCTCAAAGACGCCCAGCCCGTACCGTTGGAAATGCACAGTGCCCTGGGACTGCTCGTCATCGGTGCGATCGCCCTGATGCGACGCGGTAGCTGGTGGAAACAAACCCTATTCCCCATCGGCACCCAAACTCCCAATTCCTAA
- a CDS encoding EAL domain-containing protein, which yields MLKFFRRRPSAASPDPGTRPIRLSIVTQFFPPDFAATGQYMDELATHLGQQGFEVQVFTGQPSYAFDVAAAPAAEQRGAVHITRSNFLRNRSRQMTGRTLSSLAFCAHTAWHLLRSPHRGDITLFVSEPPYVQVVGWLFSLLFGAPYAALVYDLYPDVVTGLGMLPAHHPIVRLWDAVNRRVWQRAEAVIVPCETMKARIVAKHPHLGDRITVIHNWSDPDWVKPLAKADNAFAQAQGLTETFTVLYSGNMGRCHDMETIIGAAQDLRHDPVQFLFVGGGPKRDGTQQRVAELGLTNCRFLPYQDKALLPQSLTACDLHLVSIDTAMEGLVAPSKFYSALSSGRPVAIICEPHSYLRGLVSQSHCGAAFNNGDSQGLASFIRYLMKDREVTQQLGLSGHRYIREHFTVAAISRQYYRLMQRAVVKNADLYGAIAHSEFEIYYQPIVNLGNGRIDTLEALVRWHHPQRGLLQPEDFLSAAEDTALIIPLGWWVLDQVCQQLAAWRQQFPERNCRASINLSTQQFLHPDLFARLDQALATHQLQGEHLMLELKDDTVMVDTAATIGLFMQLQGRGIQICIDGIGTRYASLSFLHRFPVSSLKIDARTINRLDIDTRLAEWLKSLIVMTHDLGIDLVATGIETAFQHRRTREMGMTYGQGYGFAKPAPTAVITRLLAHSNPFSFLLEPLPLPCAMTHAEDAPLVLIVDDDRSLRRLLTMAVTQAGYRTIEAANGIEALELYQQHHPDLVLLDAMMPAVNGFTCCRQLRTLQAAEAHGPSDPSALPVLTQQRQPFPILMITALDDENSVEQAFAAGATDYLTKPINWSILKQRLRQILNVNNG from the coding sequence ATGCTTAAGTTTTTCCGCCGTCGCCCTTCTGCAGCTTCTCCAGACCCTGGCACGCGCCCCATTCGGCTGTCAATTGTTACCCAATTCTTCCCCCCCGACTTTGCCGCCACCGGGCAATATATGGATGAGTTGGCCACCCACCTGGGGCAGCAGGGCTTCGAGGTGCAGGTCTTCACCGGGCAGCCCAGCTACGCCTTTGACGTGGCCGCAGCCCCCGCCGCAGAGCAAAGGGGCGCTGTCCACATCACTCGGTCGAATTTTTTGCGCAACCGCTCTCGCCAAATGACGGGGCGCACCCTCAGCAGTCTGGCCTTCTGTGCGCACACCGCCTGGCATTTGCTGCGATCGCCCCATCGGGGCGACATCACCCTGTTTGTCAGCGAGCCGCCCTACGTGCAGGTGGTGGGCTGGCTGTTTAGCCTGCTCTTTGGTGCCCCCTACGCGGCTCTGGTCTATGACCTGTACCCGGATGTGGTGACGGGGCTGGGGATGCTGCCCGCCCACCACCCCATCGTGCGCCTGTGGGATGCAGTGAACCGTCGGGTGTGGCAGCGGGCCGAGGCGGTGATTGTGCCCTGCGAAACGATGAAAGCCCGCATTGTGGCTAAGCACCCGCACCTGGGCGATCGCATCACCGTAATTCACAACTGGTCAGACCCCGACTGGGTCAAACCCCTGGCCAAGGCCGACAACGCCTTTGCCCAGGCCCAGGGGCTAACGGAAACTTTCACCGTGCTCTACTCCGGCAACATGGGCCGCTGCCACGACATGGAGACAATCATCGGGGCGGCCCAGGATTTGCGGCATGACCCCGTTCAGTTTTTGTTTGTGGGCGGTGGCCCCAAGCGCGATGGCACCCAGCAGCGGGTGGCCGAGCTGGGCCTGACCAACTGTCGCTTTTTGCCCTACCAGGACAAAGCCCTGCTGCCCCAGTCGCTGACCGCCTGTGACCTGCACCTGGTCAGCATTGACACCGCCATGGAAGGGCTGGTGGCCCCCAGCAAATTTTACTCGGCGCTGTCGTCGGGCCGACCGGTGGCAATTATCTGTGAACCGCATTCCTACCTGCGGGGGCTGGTGTCCCAGTCCCACTGCGGGGCAGCCTTTAACAATGGCGACAGTCAGGGGTTGGCCAGCTTCATTCGCTACCTGATGAAAGACCGCGAAGTCACCCAACAGCTGGGGCTGTCGGGCCATCGCTACATTCGCGAGCACTTTACCGTGGCCGCCATCAGCCGCCAGTATTACCGGCTGATGCAGCGGGCGGTGGTGAAAAATGCTGACCTCTACGGTGCGATCGCCCACAGCGAGTTTGAAATCTACTATCAACCAATAGTGAACCTGGGCAATGGCCGCATTGACACCCTCGAAGCCCTGGTGCGATGGCACCATCCCCAGCGGGGGCTGCTGCAACCCGAAGACTTTCTCTCCGCCGCCGAAGATACGGCCCTGATCATTCCGCTCGGGTGGTGGGTGCTCGATCAGGTCTGCCAGCAACTGGCCGCCTGGCGGCAGCAGTTTCCTGAGCGGAACTGCCGCGCCAGCATCAATCTCTCGACTCAACAGTTTCTGCACCCAGACCTTTTTGCCCGGCTTGATCAGGCGCTGGCTACCCACCAACTCCAGGGCGAACACCTGATGCTAGAACTCAAAGACGACACCGTAATGGTGGATACGGCAGCCACCATCGGCCTATTTATGCAGCTCCAGGGGCGGGGTATTCAGATCTGCATTGATGGTATTGGCACCCGCTATGCCTCGCTCAGCTTTTTGCACCGCTTTCCGGTCAGCAGCCTCAAAATTGATGCCCGCACCATCAACCGCCTCGACATCGACACCAGACTGGCGGAGTGGCTCAAAAGCTTAATTGTAATGACCCACGATCTGGGCATTGACCTGGTGGCCACAGGCATTGAAACAGCCTTTCAGCATCGGCGCACCCGCGAAATGGGCATGACCTACGGCCAGGGCTACGGCTTTGCCAAACCAGCACCCACCGCTGTAATCACTCGTCTACTGGCCCACAGCAACCCCTTTTCTTTCCTGCTCGAACCTCTACCCCTCCCCTGTGCTATGACCCACGCCGAAGACGCTCCCCTAGTGCTGATAGTAGATGACGATCGCTCCCTCCGCAGACTGTTGACCATGGCGGTCACCCAGGCCGGTTACCGCACCATTGAGGCTGCTAACGGAATAGAAGCTCTAGAACTTTACCAGCAGCACCATCCCGATTTGGTTTTACTAGATGCCATGATGCCGGCAGTGAACGGCTTTACCTGCTGCCGTCAGCTCCGCACGCTACAGGCGGCTGAGGCCCACGGCCCCTCTGACCCATCTGCCCTCCCTGTGCTAACCCAGCAGAGACAACCCTTCCCTATTTTGATGATTACCGCTCTAGACGATGAGAACTCGGTGGAACAGGCCTTTGCCGCTGGGGCCACCGACTACCTGACTAAGCCCATCAACTGGTCAATTCTTAAACAACGGCTTAGGCAAATACTCAACGTCAATAACGGTTAG
- a CDS encoding DUF1349 domain-containing protein, producing MQWLNEPTEWFYSGNRLIVKTSPKTDFWRTTHYGFIRDSGHFCFNVLSADFVMEIGIRGNYTDLYDQAGIMLRVDENHWIKTGIEFVDGVQNLSAVVTHEYSDWSIMPLPNPPEVLHLRVERRQEAIQIAYQDGTSEYKLFRLTYLPGDTIQAGIMCASPDGNGFEASFEGFP from the coding sequence ATGCAATGGCTTAATGAACCGACGGAATGGTTCTATTCAGGCAATCGACTAATCGTTAAAACCTCTCCAAAAACGGACTTTTGGCGTACGACTCACTACGGCTTCATTCGTGACTCAGGTCACTTTTGCTTCAATGTCTTAAGCGCCGATTTTGTGATGGAGATCGGCATTCGCGGAAACTACACAGACCTCTATGATCAGGCCGGGATTATGCTCCGAGTCGATGAAAATCATTGGATAAAAACCGGCATTGAATTTGTCGATGGGGTGCAAAATCTAAGCGCCGTTGTTACCCATGAATACTCCGACTGGTCGATTATGCCGCTACCCAACCCGCCTGAAGTTCTCCACCTGCGAGTCGAGCGTCGCCAGGAAGCTATCCAAATCGCTTACCAAGATGGCACCTCAGAATACAAGCTGTTCAGGCTAACCTACCTGCCCGGCGATACAATTCAAGCGGGCATCATGTGCGCTTCCCCAGACGGCAATGGGTTCGAAGCATCTTTTGAGGGTTTTCCATAA
- a CDS encoding DMT family transporter has translation MDLLLAIVGAGSAGSFLAIGSAANARLKQTLQSAIAAAAINFLIGFSILAILIASGLFKLPNFQQFSTVPWWAFLGGFLGAAFVSLSTLTVPKLGLTTATLAVVCSQMIMALVIDQFGWLGVPAHPLNFSRVFAIALLIVAVTLTQLDRKHPH, from the coding sequence ATGGATCTTTTATTAGCCATTGTTGGTGCCGGTTCAGCGGGTAGTTTCTTAGCCATTGGGTCGGCGGCCAATGCCCGTCTCAAGCAAACGTTGCAGTCTGCGATCGCAGCAGCAGCCATTAACTTTCTGATTGGATTCAGTATTTTAGCGATTTTGATTGCCTCAGGGCTGTTCAAATTGCCAAATTTTCAACAGTTCTCTACCGTTCCCTGGTGGGCATTTTTGGGGGGATTTTTGGGTGCTGCGTTTGTCAGTTTGAGTACGTTGACAGTTCCGAAATTGGGCTTAACAACAGCGACCTTAGCAGTGGTTTGCAGCCAAATGATCATGGCTTTGGTAATTGATCAGTTTGGCTGGTTGGGCGTTCCGGCTCACCCGCTCAATTTTTCCAGGGTTTTTGCCATTGCGTTGCTGATAGTGGCGGTCACGCTCACCCAGCTCGATCGGAAGCACCCACATTAA
- a CDS encoding DMT family transporter, with product MVPLYLDVEILDFYLYVEYLDVKIDSSLLLVSAADSRIFLATTHLPRVLGMSFLPLFRSRSFWFRCQICLYLALSLLSGALLPIQASMNAQLARSLTSAPMAANVSYLVGFLALAVLLLTHRFEHPDWSALSKAPHWSLTGGVFGAWYIASSAYFISALGATLTLGFVVFGQAIAGIVADHFGWLGLPHHRLTPYRRVAIGMFIVAIFLLVQ from the coding sequence ATGGTGCCATTATATCTTGATGTCGAGATACTTGACTTTTATCTTTATGTCGAATATCTTGATGTAAAGATTGATTCCAGCCTTCTGCTCGTTAGCGCTGCGGATTCCAGGATTTTTCTCGCTACGACTCACTTACCCAGGGTTTTAGGTATGAGCTTCTTGCCTCTGTTCCGATCGCGGAGCTTCTGGTTCCGCTGTCAAATTTGCCTTTATCTCGCGCTGTCGCTGCTGAGTGGTGCTCTGTTGCCCATTCAGGCCAGCATGAATGCTCAGCTGGCGCGATCGCTAACTTCCGCGCCTATGGCAGCTAATGTTTCTTACCTGGTTGGTTTTTTAGCCTTAGCGGTTTTGCTGCTGACGCACCGGTTTGAGCATCCTGATTGGTCAGCGTTATCGAAAGCACCCCATTGGAGTCTGACCGGCGGTGTTTTTGGAGCCTGGTACATTGCCTCCAGTGCTTATTTCATCTCGGCTCTAGGGGCGACGTTAACCCTGGGGTTTGTGGTGTTTGGGCAGGCGATCGCAGGCATTGTTGCCGATCATTTTGGTTGGCTGGGCCTACCCCACCATCGGCTCACTCCCTATCGGCGCGTTGCCATTGGGATGTTTATCGTTGCGATTTTCTTGCTTGTCCAGTAG
- a CDS encoding MarR family winged helix-turn-helix transcriptional regulator, with amino-acid sequence MQHDRIDSILEQWQQESPQLDLSALAVTGRVMRIARLLEKHREAILADYGLAVWSFDMLATLRRQGPPYQLKPTDLYDLLMLSSGAMTNRIDRLEKEDLVARIRDPDDRRSVSVQLTPKGIELTDTVMSVLFERENRFLEQFTKPETQTFTKLLRQFLLGFDANGR; translated from the coding sequence ATGCAGCACGATCGTATTGATAGCATCTTGGAGCAATGGCAACAGGAGTCTCCGCAGTTAGACCTCTCGGCTCTGGCGGTGACCGGGCGAGTCATGCGGATCGCGCGTTTACTGGAAAAACATCGGGAGGCTATCCTGGCAGACTATGGGTTAGCTGTCTGGTCGTTTGATATGTTGGCGACCCTGAGACGACAGGGGCCACCCTATCAACTCAAGCCAACCGATCTCTATGACCTGTTAATGCTCTCGTCGGGGGCGATGACCAACCGGATTGATCGCCTGGAAAAAGAAGATCTGGTTGCTCGCATTCGTGATCCCGACGATCGGCGCAGTGTCAGCGTGCAGCTAACCCCAAAAGGGATTGAACTGACGGATACGGTTATGTCGGTTTTGTTTGAACGGGAAAATCGATTTCTGGAGCAGTTTACTAAACCAGAGACTCAAACCTTTACAAAATTGCTGCGCCAGTTTTTGTTGGGGTTTGACGCGAATGGCAGGTAA
- a CDS encoding NAD(P)-dependent alcohol dehydrogenase has protein sequence MKAIVCTEYGSSDAMQLKEVEKPTPKENEVLIKIYATTVTSADIRIRKADPFPIRFFYGFTKPKNNTILGSELAGEIEAVGKNVRQFKAGDTVFAGAGISLGANAEYICLPEDGAVAIKPTNMTYEEAATIPFGATTSLIFLRDKGKIQSGQEVLIYGASGALGVAAVQLAKFFGAQVTGVCSTAKLELVKSLGADDVVDYTKEDFTQSSKTYDIIFDTSGKSPFSGCLSSLKSNGLYLRAVHINPSPIFRGLWTSITSSKKVIGGVAIEHKEDLIFLKELIEMGRMRSVIDRRYPLEQTAEAHRYVEQGHKKGNVVITVEQSNKT, from the coding sequence ATGAAAGCAATTGTATGTACAGAGTATGGATCTTCTGATGCTATGCAGCTTAAGGAGGTAGAGAAACCTACTCCCAAAGAAAACGAGGTGCTAATTAAAATATATGCGACAACAGTAACGTCAGCAGACATACGCATTCGAAAGGCCGACCCATTTCCGATAAGATTTTTCTACGGTTTCACAAAACCTAAAAATAACACGATACTAGGGTCGGAGCTAGCCGGAGAAATTGAAGCAGTTGGTAAAAATGTAAGGCAATTTAAAGCAGGTGACACAGTATTTGCTGGTGCAGGAATCAGTCTTGGTGCAAATGCTGAGTACATTTGTCTGCCTGAAGATGGAGCGGTTGCGATCAAGCCTACTAATATGACCTATGAGGAAGCCGCTACCATTCCTTTTGGGGCAACAACCTCACTAATTTTCCTGAGAGATAAGGGCAAGATTCAGAGCGGACAGGAAGTTTTGATCTATGGAGCTTCTGGAGCGTTAGGTGTGGCTGCCGTGCAGCTTGCCAAGTTCTTTGGGGCACAAGTGACTGGGGTATGTAGCACAGCAAAGTTAGAATTAGTGAAGTCTCTGGGGGCTGACGATGTTGTTGACTACACCAAAGAGGATTTTACTCAAAGTAGTAAGACCTACGATATTATTTTTGACACAAGTGGCAAAAGTCCATTTTCAGGTTGTTTGAGCTCACTAAAAAGCAATGGACTCTATCTCAGAGCGGTTCACATAAATCCATCTCCTATATTTCGAGGGCTGTGGACTTCAATTACAAGCAGCAAGAAAGTAATAGGTGGGGTGGCAATCGAGCATAAAGAAGATCTGATTTTTCTCAAAGAGTTAATCGAGATGGGGAGAATGAGGTCGGTCATAGACAGGCGTTATCCACTAGAACAGACTGCCGAGGCTCACAGGTACGTCGAACAAGGACACAAGAAAGGAAATGTCGTCATTACTGTAGAGCAAAGCAACAAAACCTAA
- a CDS encoding mechanosensitive ion channel domain-containing protein — translation MKLVSIPNAVLLTSNIANYSALIRERQTPIVVTTTITLGYDAPWKLVYDTMIAAAEATSYLLKEPRPCVWQTSLDDFYVSYQLRAATLHPEVLGEICSELHQNLQDYCNQAGIEIMSPHYGAMRDGNQSTIPANYLPKNYRIPEWHIPSNWPPSPDQTSPREPGNH, via the coding sequence TTGAAGCTGGTCAGCATTCCCAACGCCGTCCTGTTGACCAGCAACATTGCCAACTACAGTGCCCTGATTCGCGAACGGCAGACCCCCATTGTGGTCACAACCACCATCACCCTCGGCTACGACGCCCCCTGGAAGCTGGTATACGACACCATGATCGCTGCCGCCGAAGCCACCTCCTACCTTTTGAAAGAGCCGCGCCCCTGCGTTTGGCAAACTTCCCTTGACGACTTTTACGTCAGCTACCAGTTGCGGGCGGCGACCCTCCACCCTGAGGTGCTCGGGGAAATCTGTTCAGAACTGCATCAAAACCTGCAAGACTATTGCAACCAGGCAGGCATCGAAATTATGTCACCCCATTACGGGGCTATGCGCGACGGCAATCAGAGCACTATCCCCGCCAACTATCTGCCCAAGAACTACCGGATCCCAGAATGGCATATTCCCTCAAACTGGCCGCCTTCCCCCGACCAAACCTCCCCTAGAGAGCCTGGAAACCACTGA
- a CDS encoding ABC transporter ATP-binding protein, translating to MKSIIPFIRRQRRARYPAPSPAGKWQSLRRLLTYVTRYRGAIALIGLLLLVGTVLNLLVPFLLGVAINNISGPQDRQALLQTVIWMALAAVGSGLALMVQGQMLARVAEKGIYDLRRDLFEHMMTLSLTFFDRRPIGELMSGVTNDTEVIALFFRSGLGTLVSDSLKLVFIVVAMVWLSWQLALAAIVIVPLVLAFVGFVSQASGPAFAALQNEVGELNGLMEETVSGEKVVIAYNQQADAIANFQDISTAAMKAGIRARFMALLSRPVTQVLTNFDIALVALVGGLLMLRGAISVGTVATFLQYTRQFAMPITSIANMLDGLFAAIAAAERIFQTLDEKPAIVDRPGAQEMPPIQGLVEFENVDFSYVPGRQILQHNTFKALPGQKIGLCGPTGAGKSTIINLITRYYDIDNRVRAASPAENRRPSQGEGDIRIDGISIYDVTQASLCKQIGIVLQEPFLFSDTVMNNLRYARLEATEKDCIEAAKRANAHDFVMRLPNGYDTLLAERGSNLSQGQRQLLTIARMMVQNPRLVILDEATSNVDTRTEAKIQEALARLMEGRTSLVIAHRLSTIRDSSQILVLKAGAIIERGTHAEMMANQGFYYDLYMSQFKGKLAAAV from the coding sequence ATGAAGTCAATAATTCCCTTTATCCGGCGGCAGCGGCGCGCCAGGTATCCAGCACCTTCCCCAGCCGGAAAATGGCAATCCCTGCGGCGGTTGCTGACCTATGTGACCCGATACCGAGGCGCGATCGCCCTTATCGGTCTGCTGTTGTTGGTTGGGACGGTGCTGAATTTGCTGGTGCCCTTCCTGCTGGGGGTGGCGATTAACAACATCAGCGGCCCCCAGGATCGCCAGGCGCTTTTGCAAACCGTGATATGGATGGCCCTGGCGGCGGTGGGCAGTGGCCTGGCGCTGATGGTGCAGGGTCAAATGCTGGCCCGAGTGGCCGAGAAGGGCATTTACGACCTGCGCCGCGACCTGTTTGAACACATGATGACGCTGTCGCTAACCTTCTTCGATCGTCGCCCCATCGGCGAACTGATGAGCGGCGTCACCAACGATACCGAGGTGATTGCCCTGTTCTTTCGCAGTGGTCTGGGCACCCTGGTGAGCGACTCCCTCAAACTGGTCTTTATTGTGGTGGCGATGGTGTGGCTGAGCTGGCAGCTGGCCTTAGCCGCCATCGTGATTGTGCCTCTGGTGCTGGCGTTTGTGGGTTTTGTCAGTCAGGCGTCTGGGCCAGCCTTTGCCGCCCTCCAAAATGAAGTGGGGGAACTCAACGGATTGATGGAGGAAACGGTGAGCGGCGAGAAGGTGGTCATTGCCTATAACCAGCAAGCGGATGCGATCGCCAACTTTCAAGACATCAGTACCGCTGCCATGAAGGCCGGCATTCGCGCCAGGTTCATGGCTCTGTTGAGTCGCCCCGTCACCCAGGTGTTGACCAATTTTGACATTGCCCTCGTCGCCCTTGTGGGGGGGCTATTGATGCTGAGGGGAGCGATTTCGGTTGGCACGGTGGCCACCTTTTTGCAATATACCCGTCAGTTTGCCATGCCCATAACCAGCATCGCCAATATGCTGGATGGGTTGTTTGCCGCGATCGCTGCTGCCGAACGCATCTTCCAAACCCTGGATGAAAAACCCGCCATCGTCGATCGCCCCGGTGCCCAGGAAATGCCGCCGATTCAGGGCTTAGTTGAATTCGAGAATGTTGATTTCAGCTACGTGCCAGGACGCCAAATTCTCCAACACAACACCTTCAAAGCCCTACCCGGACAAAAGATAGGTCTGTGTGGCCCCACCGGGGCCGGCAAGAGCACTATCATCAACCTGATCACGCGTTATTACGACATTGACAATCGTGTTCGCGCCGCGTCTCCGGCGGAGAATCGCCGCCCCAGTCAAGGCGAGGGCGATATTCGCATCGATGGCATCAGCATCTACGACGTGACCCAGGCAAGTCTCTGCAAACAGATCGGGATCGTCCTCCAGGAGCCTTTCCTATTCTCCGATACGGTCATGAACAACTTGAGATACGCCCGCTTAGAGGCAACCGAAAAAGACTGCATTGAAGCGGCAAAACGGGCCAACGCCCATGATTTTGTCATGCGGCTGCCCAACGGTTACGACACGCTACTTGCGGAACGCGGCAGCAACCTGAGCCAGGGGCAACGCCAACTGCTGACCATCGCCCGCATGATGGTGCAAAACCCGCGCCTGGTGATCTTGGATGAGGCAACCAGCAACGTCGATACCCGCACCGAAGCAAAAATTCAGGAAGCCCTGGCCCGCCTGATGGAAGGCCGCACCAGTCTCGTAATTGCCCACCGACTGAGCACGATCCGCGACTCTAGCCAAATTCTGGTGCTCAAAGCCGGAGCAATTATCGAACGCGGTACCCACGCTGAAATGATGGCGAATCAGGGGTTTTACTATGACCTGTATATGAGCCAGTTCAAGGGTAAGCTGGCGGCGGCGGTTTAA
- a CDS encoding ABC transporter ATP-binding protein: protein MLPNLRRFIAIYRGYERPFVVSQVLLAIATLFTLLIPLMTQTLLDEGILLGDRNATVNSVLWMVAFALLSAIFTIANAWYAVQFAEHTAHAVRMFLYKKIQTFSFGNLDQYSTSDLMVRMTSDVSSIQTVVQSVILSLVQAPVMFVGALLLIYYNSPSLLWILAVLIPVLVAVLWFFVSKMGPLFAIRQQKLDALNHVLQEALAGIRVVKAFVQSDYETRRYDRANQAFRQASLHPMQYSAFIQPALLTIMNLAIAAVIWVGGNGAMQGNVTVGEMVAFTQYLASILVPLVILAIMTPQLTAAEASAERMFAVLDAVPTIPQPPRPVGLTAQRAKGKIVFENVGFSYPSQDGEQPTAVLKNINLTIEPGQTVAFLGATGAGKSTLVNLIPRFYDVTHGRITLDDVDVRDIALQDLHEIVGIALQESVLFSGLVRDNVCYGKPAATDAEMVAAAQAADAHTFVMTMPEGYDTPVARRGTNFSGGQRQRLSIARALTVKPTILILDDSTSALDMATEARVQDAIHDLMDDITTVFVAQRISTVITADRIFVMDAGEIIDAGTHEQLLHTCALYQEICQSQLGGVPG from the coding sequence ATGCTACCCAATCTAAGGCGGTTTATTGCGATTTATCGGGGCTACGAGCGACCGTTCGTGGTCTCGCAGGTGCTGCTGGCGATCGCGACCCTCTTCACCCTGCTGATTCCCCTGATGACCCAGACGTTACTGGATGAGGGGATTTTGCTGGGCGATCGCAACGCCACCGTCAATAGCGTGCTGTGGATGGTGGCGTTTGCCCTGCTGAGTGCCATCTTCACCATTGCCAATGCCTGGTATGCCGTGCAGTTTGCAGAGCATACCGCCCATGCCGTGCGGATGTTTCTCTACAAAAAAATTCAGACCTTTTCCTTCGGCAACCTCGATCAATACTCCACCAGTGACCTGATGGTGCGCATGACCAGTGATGTCAGCTCCATTCAAACCGTGGTGCAGTCGGTCATCCTCTCCCTGGTTCAGGCCCCCGTCATGTTTGTGGGCGCACTCCTGCTGATCTACTACAACAGCCCCAGCCTATTGTGGATTCTGGCTGTTTTGATTCCGGTTCTGGTGGCGGTGCTGTGGTTTTTTGTCAGCAAGATGGGGCCGCTGTTTGCCATTCGCCAGCAAAAACTCGATGCCCTCAACCACGTGTTGCAGGAAGCCCTAGCGGGGATTCGGGTGGTCAAAGCCTTTGTGCAGAGTGACTACGAAACCCGCCGCTACGATCGCGCCAACCAGGCCTTTCGCCAAGCATCGCTCCACCCGATGCAGTATTCGGCCTTCATCCAACCAGCCCTGCTGACCATCATGAATCTGGCGATCGCGGCCGTCATCTGGGTGGGGGGCAATGGTGCCATGCAGGGCAACGTCACCGTCGGTGAAATGGTCGCTTTCACCCAATACCTGGCCTCCATTCTGGTGCCACTGGTGATTCTGGCCATTATGACGCCCCAGTTAACCGCTGCCGAAGCCTCTGCCGAACGAATGTTTGCCGTGCTGGATGCCGTCCCTACCATCCCCCAGCCGCCCCGCCCGGTGGGGCTAACGGCCCAAAGGGCGAAAGGAAAAATCGTTTTTGAAAATGTCGGGTTCAGTTATCCCAGCCAGGATGGTGAGCAGCCCACGGCGGTGCTCAAAAACATCAATTTGACCATTGAACCGGGGCAAACCGTTGCCTTTTTGGGAGCCACAGGAGCGGGTAAGTCAACCCTGGTGAATTTAATTCCCCGCTTTTACGATGTCACCCACGGACGGATCACCCTTGATGATGTGGATGTGCGGGATATTGCGCTTCAGGATCTCCACGAAATCGTCGGCATTGCCTTACAAGAGTCGGTGCTGTTCAGTGGGCTGGTGCGGGACAATGTCTGCTACGGCAAACCCGCTGCCACGGACGCCGAAATGGTGGCAGCGGCCCAGGCTGCCGACGCCCACACCTTTGTCATGACGATGCCTGAAGGCTACGATACCCCCGTAGCCCGTCGCGGCACCAATTTTTCGGGCGGGCAACGGCAGCGCCTGTCCATCGCCAGAGCCCTTACCGTTAAACCGACCATTCTCATTCTGGATGACAGCACCAGCGCCCTCGATATGGCCACCGAAGCGCGGGTGCAGGATGCAATTCACGATTTGATGGATGACATAACTACCGTGTTTGTGGCCCAGCGCATCAGCACCGTCATTACCGCCGATCGCATTTTTGTCATGGATGCTGGTGAGATTATTGATGCTGGCACCCACGAGCAGCTGCTGCACACCTGTGCGCTCTACCAAGAAATCTGCCAATCTCAGCTAGGAGGGGTGCCCGGATGA